From one Rosa rugosa chromosome 4, drRosRugo1.1, whole genome shotgun sequence genomic stretch:
- the LOC133743119 gene encoding protein NRT1/ PTR FAMILY 5.10-like, whose protein sequence is MATSLQESPETRTPLLDDVVDGAVDYKGHQVRRSTSGGWRSASFIIGVEVAESFAYYGISSNLITFLTGPLGQSTVTAAENVNIWSGTAQLLPLLGAFVADSFLGRYRTIIVASLLYILGLGLLTVSALLTSSELQILLFFFSLYLVAVAQGGHKPCVQAFGADQFDGQHPVECKAKSSFFNWWYFGMNAGIILTFSVLTYIQDNLSWGLGFGIPCVVMVLALIIFVSGTRTYRYSIKGEEESPFVRIGKVFVAALRNRRTSPSAIASEEESLGTLPDQSSEQFKFLNKALLAPDNLKKNGKVCTIAEVEEAKAVLRLFPIWATCLAYSIVCAQSSTFFTKQGATMDRTIVPGFDIPAASLQSFICLAIMMIIPIYDRMLVPMARAFTREPSGITLLQRIGTGMFFSIMTMVVAALVEMKRLQTAKDYDLVDLPSATIPMSIWWLVPQYFLYGLADVFTIVGLQEFFYDQVPNELRSIGLALYLSILGVGNFLSSFLVSVIEEVTSWAGHTSWFSDNLNLAHLDYFYWLLAALSAVGLLAYMYFAKSYIYNRASTI, encoded by the exons ATGGCTACTTCTCTCCAAGAATCTCCGGAGACCCGAACCCCACTCCTAGACGACGTCGTAGATGGCGCCGTTGACTACAAAGGCCATCAGGTCCGCAGATCCACCTCAGGCGGTTGGCGTTCCGCTTCCTTCATAATAG GGGTGGAAGTTGCCGAGAGTTTCGCGTACTATGGGATTAGCTCGAATCTGATAACGTTTCTGACGGGGCCGTTGGGACAGTCGACGGTGACGGCGGCGGAGAATGTGAACATATGGTCCGGAACGGCGCAGTTGCTTCCTCTACTGGGAGCATTCGTGGCGGATTCTTTTCTGGGTCGCTATCGCACCATTATTGTTGCTTCTCTCCTCTACATTTTG GGACTCGGCTTGTTGACCGTGTCGGCCTTGCTTACTTCTTCTGAGCTTCAAATATTgttattcttcttctctctaTATCTAGTAGCAGTTGCGCAAGGTGGACACAAGCCATGTGTTCAGGCTTTCGGGGCAGATCAGTTTGATGGACAACATCCAGTGGAGTGCAAAGCGAAAAGCTCATTCTTCAATTGGTGGTACTTTGGTATGAATGCAGGCATAATATTGACATTCTCAGTATTGACCTACATACAGGACAATCTAAGCTGGGGTCTGGGTTTTGGAATTCCTTGTGTTGTGATGGTCCTTGCACTGATTATTTTTGTCAGTGGAACTAGGACATACCGGTATAGCATCAAAGGGGAGGAGGAAAGCCCATTTGTGAGAATCGGCAAGGTTTTTGTTGCTGCATTAAGGAACCGGCGAACTAGTCCTTCAGCAATAGCTTCTGAAGAGGAATCCCTTGGAACCTTGCCTGATCAAAGTTCTGAACAATTCAA GTTCCTCAACAAAGCCTTGCTTGCACCAgataatttgaagaaaaatgggAAGGTGTGTACCATCGCTGAGGTTGAGGAAGCAAAGGCTGTTCTGAGGCTGTTTCCAATATGGGCTACATGCTTGGCATATTCTATTGTATGTGCACAGTCCAGTACTTTCTTCACCAAGCAAGGTGCTACCATGGACAGAACTATTGTGCCCGGTTTTGACATACCAGCTGCTTCACTTCAGTCATTTATCTGCCTTGCCATAATGATGATCATACCCATTTATGACCGCATGTTAGTTCCAATGGCAAGAGCTTTCACCAGAGAACCCTCTGGCATTACACTGCTACAAAGAATCGGAACTGGGATGTTTTTCTCTATCATGACTATGGTCGTTGCAGCTTTAGTTGAGATGAAAAGGCTTCAGACCGCCAAAGATTATGATCTGGTTGATCTGCCAAGTGCCACAATTCCAATGAGTATTTGGTGGTTGGTTCCTCAGTACTTTTTGTATGGACTAGCCGATGTTTTCACCATTGTTGGTCTACAAGAGTTCTTCTACGATCAGGTACCAAATGAATTAAGAAGCATAGGACTTGCCCTCTACCTCAGTATATTGGGTGTGGGAAACTTTCTGAGCAGCTTTCTTGTCTCTGTTATTGAGGAAGTAACCAGTTGGGCAGGCCACACTAGCTGGTTTTCCGACAACCTTAATCTTGCACATCTTGATTACTTTTACTGGTTACTAGCAGCACTCAGTGCAGTAGGATTGTTGGCCTACATGTATTTTGCAAAATCTTACATTTATAATCGGGCTAGTACAATATAA